In Herpetosiphon gulosus, the DNA window GGAGCAGGTGCTCTATTTCGAGCGCTATCTGCGCAATGAAGGCTCTGCGATTGCCAAACGCCATGGCGGACCAGTGCCCGACCATATCACTAACTTGGTGTTTATGGGCATGGGCGAACCATTTGCCAATTACGAGCGTTGGTGGGCGGCGGTTGAACGGCTCAACGATAAGCAGGGCTTTAATCTTGGCGCTCGCAACATGACCGTTTCGACGGTGGGCTTGGTCAAAGGCATTCGCCAATTGGCCGATGAAGCCTTGCAGGTCAATTTGGCGGTTTCGTTGCACGCCCCCAACGATCAATTGCGTAGCGAACTTATGCCGGTCAATGATCGCTTTGATATTAGCGATTTGATGGAGGCAGTGCGTTATTACACCGATAAAACCCATCGGCGAGTTTCATTTGAATATGTGCTGCTTGATGATAAAAATGATACACCTGAACTAGCGGCCCAACTTGCCAGTTTGGTTAATGGCATGCTCTGCCATGTCAATTTGATCCCGTGGAATCCTGTGCCTGGAACGCCTTTGACGCGTTCGCATCGTGAGCGGGTCACGGCTTTTCAACGAGTTGTGCAAGCAGCAGGCATTTCGTGCACCGTGCGAGTGGAGCGCGGGGTTGAAATCGCTGCCGCCTGTGGCCAACTTGCCGCGATTCCATCGCCAACCAGCCCGATAAACCTGTATTAAAATCAGAATTCAGAAGGCAAAAATCAAAATAGTTAATCGATAAGCCGCTGTATTTCTGTATTTCAGAACAATTGGAATTAACTGTATCAAGGTATGTAGGTGAACTGGAACGGGCTGGATCAAGGAACTTTTGCCCTTTGCCTTTTGCCTTTTGCCTTTCTAGGGGACTTTTTTGTGCTTGAGACTTACCGTGTTTTGATTAGTGCTGCGCCCGAAATGCTTGAGGCAGCGATAGATGAAATTCGTTTTGGCGAGTATGGGGTGGCTGCGCAGCGGCTTTCGCCAGAAGTAGCCATGGTTGAGCTTGAACAGCCATTGGCTGAATGGCAAGCAGCCCTGAACAAACGCCCAGCGATCTTTGTGCGCCATATCGCGCCAGTTCACCGCGAATTGATGCTCGATGGTACACCGGATGATCTTGAACGCCTCACCCAAGTGGCCTTGAATCTTGCGCCACATTTGCCCGCCCGTAAACCGTTTGCGGTGCAAACTCGCTTGCTCGATGAACATGTCAAATTGACGCGCTTTGAAATTAACCAAGCTTTGGCCGAAGCAGTGTCGCAAGTCAGCGGGCTACCGTTGGATGTGCGCAATCCGCAGGGCGTGCTCTCGGTGGCCTTAAGTATGGATCGGGCTTATTTGGGCGTTTCGACGGTAGAATTTAATCGCTCGGCCTGGGCGGGGGGAGCACATCGCTTTGCCCGCGAACAAGGCCAATTAAGCCGCGCTGAATTTAAATTGCTCGAAGCCCAAGCGTTGTTCAATATCGAGTGGCCCGACCATGGCCAAGCCTTGGATTTAGGGGCAGCGCCTGGTGGTTGGACGCGTATTTTGCGGCGAGCAGGCTTACCAGTAGTTGCGATCGACCCAGCCGACTTACACCCCAGCTTGCGCTACGATCAAGGCGTGCGCCACTTACAAATCTTGGCTCAGCGCTTTTTGCCTACCCAAGAGCGTTTTACTGTGATTGTTAATGATATGCGGATCGATGCCCGTGATTCGGCATGGCTGATGGTTGATTCAGCCAATGCCTTGACCAATGATGGTTTAGCAGTGGTGACGCTCAAATTGCCGCATGAACATAGTGCCCAAATTGCCTATCACTCGCTGAGTATTTTGCGCACGGCCTATTGGGTGATTGGCGCACGTCAACTGTTTCACAATCGCTCCGAGGTTACCGCTGTGCTGCGCAAAAAGCACGAAAAACGCCCCAAACCTGAGCAATTACCAAGAGATTAATTACGATCCACGAAGGGCGAGGGGTCAGGATTCAGGGGCTAGGGGGCAGAGTTGAATTACCTAGCCCCTGAATCCTGACCCCTCACATCCCTCTGCGCCTCTGCGTTAAGATACTGAGCCACGAATTGCACGAATTCCACGAATGCTTGTTTTATTAGGACAATAGGGTGCATAGTTCACCATAATAATCCACCAAACAATTATTAGGGGTGTAGGGGATGAAAACCCCTGCGGTCTCCCGCCTTGAGGCGGGACGGAAGGGTGGAGAAAAGCATCTTGATTTAAGCCCATAAACGCCGAGAAGAGGTTTACGAATGCCTGATAATTCTCTTTATGATGCTAGCATGATTCAAATACCATCGAATCTTAACTCAATTCAGTTTCGCCGCGAACATGTGGGAATGTATTATGGTGGCAATGATGGCAAGGCAATTCAGCGCTTATTGGTTGAATATATCGATTTTCTCTTAAACCATCAGCATGCCCAACACATTCAATTAACTATTTTGCCAGAAGCTGGCTTTATTGTGCAAGATTTTGAGGCGACAATTGAATCCAGCGATTGTTGTGGTTTAACTGAAGATCAGGTATTCCACCTGTTTGGCGCTGCCCAACATTGCACGATCGATTTGTACAGGGCTGGTCAGCATTACCAGCTATCGTATAACGCTGAACTCGTAGTGCCACCAGTTCAGCAACTTGGTTCGAGTCAAACCAACTACCGAAGCATCTCTTTTGTTCCCCACCGCGCTATGTTCATAAATCGGACTAGCTCAATCCATCAACTACTAGGTTCGTTGCGCGGCTTGGCAACGCTGTTTCGAGGTTGTCGTATCGACGTTGTTGACACTATACAATCGACAACTAATCAGCTTTTTTACCCCAATGGCTTACGTGATTATCTCGATGAGTTAATTTATCAGGATCTGAGCCCACAGCCATATTTAGAGTTTGAAGGCGCTAATGAGCATGTTCAAATCAAGCTTGGTCTACGATTTAGCTATTTCAGTCGGATCGAGCAATGTTTGCTTCGCTACAGGCATGTGCCGTTTGAGCCGAGCTATCGACGTGGGGTGATCAAGGGTTTGGCCGCAGGATTAACAACCTATGCCCAAGCCCGTGGCCAAATTACTGCCAGCCAAATAATCGATCCACAGCACATTCGCGATTTTGGTTGCTTACTCGTTTTGGATCGGCTGCCAAAAACGCTTCAAGATGCAGGCGGCAGGCCCAGTGATCATTCATCAATTGAAACAACGATTCAACATACTATTCAACAACAACTGCCTGAAAAACTTGCAACATTATCCGATGCTGAAATTCATGCATTGGTTATGTGGTTGGCCTAATGCTGAGTCACGAAGATTTTTAGCCACGAATTGCACGAATTCCACGAATGCTTGTTTTATTAGGACAATAGGGTGCATAGTTCACCCTAATAATCCACCAAACAATTATTAGGGGTGCAGGGGATGAAAACCCCTGCGTCTCCCGCCTTGAGGCGGGACGGAAGGGTGGTGAATCAATGCTTGAAACACTTAAAATCTTCTAATGGTTACCTAAACCACATAAAAACCATCTGAATCTATGCACCCTAGTAGCCATCCTCGGAATCAACTGTTCCATCTCAGGATAAAATACCCAAGTTTGAAACAAATAATCGATTACTGGAGAAATTCAATGCACGACCCTTGGGGTGATACATTTACCGCTGAAGAACAGGCGATTCTTGCGCCGTTTGTCACCAACCTCGATCAGCCCATTTTTGGCTTGCGCAACTTACCTGAGGTGGTCAAAGGTGCGCTGTTTTCACGTTATAGCCGCAGCGACAAAAGCTTGCGCCGCATGTTGCTCGATGAATTTATTCAAGCGCCAGAGGCTGGTTTTCAGGCGATTGTTGGTCATGCCGCTGCTAACGGCAACGAGCAACTGGTAGCAACCAAACAGGCCGAGGCTTTTTACGAACGGGTATTGTTGGGTTATGGCGATGACTCGGTGGCCGAGTTGGGTGGGGCTCACGTTGCCTGCGAAGGCGTGAGCAACATCGTCGCCAAAGCGATTGAAGATAGCCGCTTGGGCCTCGATCCACTCGAAAAATCGACCCGCTATGTGCCATTCGATCGCCAAGTGGCGGGCAAATATCGCTATCATCGGGTGGCCGAAATTATGCAATCGCCCCATGCAGCCCATTATGAACAAACACTTGATCAGTTGTTCGATACCTATCGAAATTTGATCGAGCCTGTACAACGTTGGGTGCAAAGCGCCACACCGCGCGATGCCAAAACCAGCGAACGTGCCTATGCCAGTGCCACTCGTGCTAAAGCCCTTGATTTGCTGCGTGGTTTGCTGCCAATGGCAACCTTGACCAATGTTGGTTTATTTGGCAATGGTCGCGCTTTTGAATATTTGCTAACTAAATTAGCCAGTTCCGAGCATAGTGAAGTACGCAACGTTGGCGTTAATTTGCAACATGAGCTTGATCAGCTGATTCCTTCGTTTGTGAAACGGGCTAAAACCGAACGCGGCGCAGCCTATAGCCAGTATCTCGCGACAATGCGCCAAGCAGGAGCTGCCTTCCAGCCCGAAATTGCTGCTAGCAACGATCTACAAGCGGTAACCTTGGTTGAATATGATCCTGATGCTGAGGCCAAAGTGGTGGCGGCGATTCTTTATCCGCACAGCGACCAACCGTTGGAAACTCTGCAAGGCTGGGCACGAAATTTGCCAACTGAGCAGCGCAGCGCAATTATTCGGGCCTATGTGGGCGAACGTGGCTCGCGTTTCCATCGTCCAGGTCGCGCCTTCGAGGAAACCTACTATACCTTTGATTTCTTGGCCGATATCGGCGCTTATCGTGATTTGCAACGCCATCGGATTTTGACCCAAGAACGCCAGCGTTATAGCGTGGTGCATGGTTACACGCTTGCGCCTGAACTTGAGGCCGCCGGAGTTGCCGCTGCTTATTGCGCGGCCCTTGATCAAGCGGCAGCAGCAGTTCAAACGATCGAAGCTGATTTTCCGGCAGCCGCTCAATATTTGGTGCCGTTTGCCTACCGCATTCGTTGGCGCTTTCGCTTGAATTTGCGCGAAGCCTACCATTTGATCGAGCTACGCGCTGCGCCACAGGGCCATCCGAGTTATCGGGCAATCGCTCAACAAATGTATTTGGCCTTGCGAAAAATCCATCCAAGTTTGATTGAAGGCATGCAATTTGTCGATTTGGGTGAGCATGCCTTAGAACGTTTGGCTGCTGAACAACGCTTTGACCAAAAATTGGCCGAGCGTCAACAATAGGAACGAACTATGTGGCGGCGTGAATTTGATGATTTGCTTAATGGAATAGCTGGTGCGTTTTTGTTTGGCATTCCGTTGCTCTACACCATGGAAGTGTGGGATATTGGCAGCGATCTCACGCCGCTGCATATGCTGTTGTACCTTGGCTTAACCTATATTGCCTTGGTGGCGCTGAATCGCGCTACCGGTTTTCGGCGCAATTCCGACGAAACGTGGAGTCGTTCGTTGGCAGATAGCATCGAAGCCTTAGCACTGGGTGCGGTGGTCGCTTGCTTCAGTTTAATCATTTTGCGGCGGGTTACCTTTGATTTGGCCTATGATGTGATTCTGGGCAAAATTGTTTTGGAAACTATGCCCTGTGCGATTGGCGTTGGGATGGCCAATGGTTTGTTGCGCCGTGAGGATAACGATGAGCAGGAATCTGAGCAGCGTAGCTTTTGGCATGCGACCTTGGTTGATGCAGGTGGTACGATGCTTGGGGCAACCGTGGTTGGGCTTTCGATTGCTCCAACCGATGAGGTTGGCGTGATTGCCGCATCGTTGCCGCCATGGTGGTTATGGCTGATTATCGCAGCCTCATTGCTGATCTCGTATGTGATTGTGTTTCAGGCCGAGTTTGGTGATCATCAGCAGCGCAGGCGTGAACGCGGCTTATTTCAATCGCCGCTCAGTGAAACGATTGCCTCATACATTATCTCGCTGTTGTTTGCCTTAGTGACGCTGCGGGTTTTTAATCAGCTTGGGGCTGGTACATCGCTGCATCAAGTTATCGATTACACAATTGTTTTAGGCTTACCTGCTACGGTTGGCGGGGCAGCAGGGAGATTAGCCATATGAGTCGTGCAA includes these proteins:
- the rlmN gene encoding 23S rRNA (adenine(2503)-C(2))-methyltransferase RlmN — its product is MNIYDLDLKGLTAQLTELGQPAFRARQIYAHLYKKLANDFAAMTDLPAALREQLAANLQLGSLELVREQTTDDGLTRKVLWRCPGNAVIETVLMIYPPDRATICVSTQAGCAMGCVFCATGKLGLLRNISSGEIMEQVLYFERYLRNEGSAIAKRHGGPVPDHITNLVFMGMGEPFANYERWWAAVERLNDKQGFNLGARNMTVSTVGLVKGIRQLADEALQVNLAVSLHAPNDQLRSELMPVNDRFDISDLMEAVRYYTDKTHRRVSFEYVLLDDKNDTPELAAQLASLVNGMLCHVNLIPWNPVPGTPLTRSHRERVTAFQRVVQAAGISCTVRVERGVEIAAACGQLAAIPSPTSPINLY
- a CDS encoding SAM-dependent methyltransferase; translation: MLETYRVLISAAPEMLEAAIDEIRFGEYGVAAQRLSPEVAMVELEQPLAEWQAALNKRPAIFVRHIAPVHRELMLDGTPDDLERLTQVALNLAPHLPARKPFAVQTRLLDEHVKLTRFEINQALAEAVSQVSGLPLDVRNPQGVLSVALSMDRAYLGVSTVEFNRSAWAGGAHRFAREQGQLSRAEFKLLEAQALFNIEWPDHGQALDLGAAPGGWTRILRRAGLPVVAIDPADLHPSLRYDQGVRHLQILAQRFLPTQERFTVIVNDMRIDARDSAWLMVDSANALTNDGLAVVTLKLPHEHSAQIAYHSLSILRTAYWVIGARQLFHNRSEVTAVLRKKHEKRPKPEQLPRD
- a CDS encoding FAD-dependent thymidylate synthase, with protein sequence MHDPWGDTFTAEEQAILAPFVTNLDQPIFGLRNLPEVVKGALFSRYSRSDKSLRRMLLDEFIQAPEAGFQAIVGHAAANGNEQLVATKQAEAFYERVLLGYGDDSVAELGGAHVACEGVSNIVAKAIEDSRLGLDPLEKSTRYVPFDRQVAGKYRYHRVAEIMQSPHAAHYEQTLDQLFDTYRNLIEPVQRWVQSATPRDAKTSERAYASATRAKALDLLRGLLPMATLTNVGLFGNGRAFEYLLTKLASSEHSEVRNVGVNLQHELDQLIPSFVKRAKTERGAAYSQYLATMRQAGAAFQPEIAASNDLQAVTLVEYDPDAEAKVVAAILYPHSDQPLETLQGWARNLPTEQRSAIIRAYVGERGSRFHRPGRAFEETYYTFDFLADIGAYRDLQRHRILTQERQRYSVVHGYTLAPELEAAGVAAAYCAALDQAAAAVQTIEADFPAAAQYLVPFAYRIRWRFRLNLREAYHLIELRAAPQGHPSYRAIAQQMYLALRKIHPSLIEGMQFVDLGEHALERLAAEQRFDQKLAERQQ
- a CDS encoding TIGR02587 family membrane protein; translated protein: MWRREFDDLLNGIAGAFLFGIPLLYTMEVWDIGSDLTPLHMLLYLGLTYIALVALNRATGFRRNSDETWSRSLADSIEALALGAVVACFSLIILRRVTFDLAYDVILGKIVLETMPCAIGVGMANGLLRREDNDEQESEQRSFWHATLVDAGGTMLGATVVGLSIAPTDEVGVIAASLPPWWLWLIIAASLLISYVIVFQAEFGDHQQRRRERGLFQSPLSETIASYIISLLFALVTLRVFNQLGAGTSLHQVIDYTIVLGLPATVGGAAGRLAI